One window of the Acaryochloris sp. CCMEE 5410 genome contains the following:
- a CDS encoding AMP-binding protein — translation MFTPSQIYRLPPQSEQGVLGRTLPSLLDEACEGHPTSQALSHWTPEGWASISTLAFREATEEIALGLKELGLKAGDRIALLMHSDVNFCLADMGSLLAHLINVPIYMGETPENMVFIMQHSGATALMLSDLQVLQQVAPCLHELSTLKFLIVANGLDSSSGEDALIDLRVTLPASIQLIALSSLRQWGQKQLSDQARQRLRAEISPDDVATIVYVAGATGRCQAFRSQVLPIFQAVTSLRQRLQHGAPYLCELPKGVMLTHENLAGDALAAFSVMPGLRTGPQETVLSFLPLTHVFARVMLYGHLNYGHTVYFTTPQRIVKHMREIRPTILSTVPRLLEKVYQKIQERGHQLPRFQQMIFQWAFDLAQRYPLGLRSDGFYTLQLKLADQLVYRQWRQGFGGKLRYLLCGGLLSSQS, via the coding sequence ATGTTTACACCCAGTCAGATTTACCGCCTACCCCCGCAGTCTGAGCAGGGGGTCCTGGGGCGAACTCTACCGTCACTGCTCGATGAAGCCTGCGAGGGCCATCCAACTTCCCAAGCCTTGAGTCATTGGACCCCAGAGGGCTGGGCATCCATCTCAACACTGGCATTTCGTGAAGCGACAGAGGAAATCGCTTTAGGTCTGAAAGAACTGGGGCTAAAGGCGGGTGATCGCATTGCCCTACTGATGCATAGTGATGTCAACTTCTGCCTAGCCGATATGGGCAGTTTGCTAGCTCACCTGATTAACGTCCCCATTTATATGGGTGAAACACCAGAAAATATGGTGTTTATTATGCAGCATAGTGGCGCAACGGCCCTGATGCTTTCTGATCTGCAGGTGTTGCAGCAAGTCGCCCCTTGCCTACATGAACTATCTACACTGAAATTTCTGATTGTGGCCAATGGCCTAGACTCATCATCTGGTGAGGATGCTTTGATCGATCTTCGAGTCACTCTTCCCGCAAGCATTCAGCTGATTGCTTTGTCTTCCTTGCGGCAATGGGGACAGAAGCAATTATCCGATCAAGCTCGGCAGAGGCTACGAGCTGAGATTTCGCCGGATGATGTGGCCACCATTGTTTATGTGGCCGGTGCGACGGGTCGTTGTCAGGCATTCAGAAGCCAGGTATTACCCATTTTTCAGGCAGTGACCTCCCTCAGACAGCGGCTACAGCATGGTGCTCCCTACCTATGCGAACTCCCCAAAGGGGTAATGCTCACCCATGAAAATTTGGCAGGGGACGCACTGGCAGCATTTAGCGTTATGCCGGGTCTTCGAACTGGCCCCCAGGAAACAGTCCTTTCTTTTCTACCACTCACCCATGTTTTTGCTCGCGTCATGCTGTATGGGCATCTAAACTATGGCCATACTGTTTATTTCACGACTCCCCAACGCATCGTAAAGCATATGCGGGAGATCAGGCCCACCATCTTATCGACAGTGCCCCGCCTTCTAGAAAAGGTCTATCAAAAGATTCAGGAGCGAGGCCACCAATTGCCCCGATTCCAGCAGATGATCTTCCAGTGGGCTTTCGATTTAGCCCAGAGATATCCACTGGGTCTTCGGTCTGACGGGTTCTATACTTTGCAGCTTAAACTAGCCGACCAGTTAGTGTATCGCCAGTGGCGCCAGGGATTTGGGGGAAAGCTTCGGTATCTCCTCTGTGGGGGGCTGCTCTCAAGTCAGAGTTAG
- a CDS encoding alpha/beta hydrolase, with amino-acid sequence MHTKSGYLFGAKQHRLYYRAWFPEHPPQAAVAIVHGLGSHGSTFMNAVNTFFPQDYAVYVLDLRGHGRSSGQRGYINHWSEFRTDFHIFLQLVERQQPHVPLFAWGHSLGGAIVLDYVLHSPHLLMGIIVSGLPMGAVGVSPWKLAISSLLSQLWPRFSLNTGIDLASNSSDPAVLLDYSQDPLRHTQGTARLATEFLRIQAELQVHAANLRLPLLMLHGSNDQTASLTESVAFFQKVGSRTKQHLEYPGAFHDLHANLDAQTVLADMSQWLRQQLASFEKNKDRRLIGISLAFCGFFQRAYELTNDIGLGPLCFFCIAVQYF; translated from the coding sequence ATGCACACTAAATCAGGTTATTTGTTCGGAGCAAAGCAGCACAGGCTTTACTATCGAGCTTGGTTCCCCGAACATCCTCCTCAAGCTGCAGTGGCAATTGTCCACGGCCTCGGTAGCCATGGCAGTACTTTTATGAATGCGGTCAATACATTTTTTCCTCAGGATTATGCGGTCTATGTCTTAGATCTACGGGGGCATGGTCGCTCTTCTGGACAACGAGGTTATATCAACCACTGGTCAGAGTTTAGAACCGACTTTCACATTTTTCTGCAGTTAGTTGAGCGCCAACAGCCTCACGTTCCTCTCTTTGCCTGGGGACATAGTTTAGGCGGTGCAATTGTTCTGGATTATGTCCTACATTCACCGCATCTATTGATGGGCATCATTGTGTCCGGTCTACCCATGGGAGCTGTCGGTGTTTCACCCTGGAAGTTAGCAATTTCCAGCCTTCTATCACAGCTATGGCCTCGATTTTCCCTCAATACGGGCATCGATCTAGCCAGTAATTCTAGCGATCCAGCCGTCCTTCTAGACTATTCTCAGGATCCACTGCGGCATACTCAAGGAACAGCTCGGTTAGCCACTGAGTTTCTCCGCATTCAAGCCGAATTACAAGTCCACGCAGCGAATCTCCGTCTCCCGCTGTTGATGCTCCATGGCAGCAACGATCAGACCGCTTCTCTCACCGAGAGCGTAGCCTTTTTTCAAAAGGTCGGTAGCAGGACCAAACAACATCTGGAATATCCAGGAGCCTTTCACGACTTACACGCTAATCTGGATGCCCAAACAGTACTCGCTGATATGAGCCAATGGCTCCGTCAACAGCTAGCATCCTTTGAGAAAAACAAGGATCGACGGCTTATAGGCATATCTTTAGCCTTCTGTGGCTTCTTCCAAAGAGCGTATGAACTCACGAATGATATCGGTCTTGGTCCGCTCTGTTTTTTTTGCATAGCGGTCCAGTATTTTTAG
- a CDS encoding IS630 family transposase has translation MAHWEYPPTDSPTRMIKIDFTAEEIQHLNYERYHHPHPRVQRRMEVLYLKSQGLAHAQICQLCQISRPTLAKTLRLYQQGGIEGLKTLEYKGQPSSLNAHSDSVRAYFEQHPPRTSAEAQAVIEQLTGIKRSPTQIKAFLKRIGCRYRKVGYVPGKSSLPEKIEEQEQFRKTCLEPLLEGAQRQERLVFFVDAAHFVHQAYLGFLWCIRRIFIPSPSGRQRFNVLGALNAVTKDIISITNHTYINSHSMCLLLAKLALLDPVIPISVILDNARYQKCQLVTDFAEIVDIELVYLPSYSPHLNLIERLWRFVRKECLYSKYYADFPAFKGAIQQCLDQCNGEHKAKLTSLLSLKFQSFKKVNILAV, from the coding sequence TTGGCACACTGGGAGTATCCCCCAACCGACTCTCCTACTCGCATGATTAAAATTGATTTCACCGCAGAGGAAATCCAACACCTCAACTACGAGCGCTATCATCATCCTCACCCACGGGTGCAGCGACGGATGGAAGTCCTCTACTTAAAGAGTCAAGGTCTTGCCCATGCCCAGATCTGCCAGCTTTGTCAGATTAGCCGTCCGACCTTAGCCAAAACCCTTCGTTTGTATCAACAAGGAGGAATTGAAGGACTGAAGACCCTGGAATATAAAGGTCAACCCAGTTCACTCAACGCTCATAGCGATAGTGTGAGAGCCTATTTTGAGCAACACCCGCCCCGCACCAGTGCAGAAGCTCAAGCAGTCATTGAACAATTGACGGGCATTAAACGTAGTCCAACCCAGATCAAAGCTTTCCTCAAACGCATCGGTTGTCGCTATCGAAAAGTGGGGTATGTGCCGGGAAAGTCGAGTCTACCCGAGAAAATTGAGGAGCAAGAGCAGTTCCGAAAAACTTGCCTTGAACCCTTATTAGAGGGAGCTCAACGCCAAGAGCGTCTTGTCTTTTTTGTAGATGCTGCTCATTTTGTTCATCAGGCTTATCTGGGGTTTCTCTGGTGCATCCGTCGGATCTTCATCCCCTCTCCTTCCGGTCGTCAACGATTCAATGTTCTCGGGGCGCTCAACGCCGTCACTAAAGATATCATCAGCATCACCAACCACACCTACATCAACTCTCATAGCATGTGTTTGTTGCTAGCCAAGCTTGCTCTACTCGACCCTGTCATACCCATCAGCGTGATTTTAGACAATGCTCGATATCAAAAATGCCAGCTTGTGACAGACTTTGCTGAGATCGTCGATATTGAGTTAGTCTACTTGCCCTCTTATTCACCCCATTTGAATTTAATTGAGCGGCTCTGGCGCTTTGTGCGCAAAGAATGTCTCTACTCAAAGTATTATGCTGATTTCCCCGCCTTTAAGGGAGCCATTCAACAGTGCCTCGACCAGTGCAATGGTGAGCATAAGGCGAAACTCACAAGCCTGCTATCACTCAAGTTTCAGTCTTTTAAAAAAGTTAATATCTTAGCCGTCTAG
- a CDS encoding RimK family alpha-L-glutamate ligase — protein MKLLCICDPSLYTSPLQDVPTTYQYFAQHPQIELFHAPAEWVTDPHQVQAALVPQSLTYDQFLRLDTLPRSEYTLSEFDLVFCRRLKPFPPGYLDILGQWSKQVRFVNDPISKLEQMQPDFLAKVAGPYIPDTLITSELEDAYGFLEHHQTIVAKRSNSCGGRGVFKIWREADHFWVDNSLTGTRDFSSFDRVMGYLLGNVPEPLQFVRYLNNVTAGDKRVVVVHGEIYGAYVRRSRTGYWVNNVSVDGDCALAEVTTEEEAAIAGTVGAYCDRNLHTLGYDFLLDDDGIWKISEINAGNIGGFARLQHLTGKPICDRFANWMLAYAGGLKPSERR, from the coding sequence ATGAAACTTCTTTGTATTTGCGATCCATCCCTCTATACCTCACCATTACAGGATGTACCGACGACCTACCAATATTTTGCTCAACATCCGCAGATTGAGTTGTTTCATGCCCCTGCAGAATGGGTTACTGACCCGCATCAAGTTCAGGCAGCCCTGGTGCCTCAGTCCCTCACCTATGATCAATTTTTACGGTTAGATACCTTACCGCGCTCAGAATATACCTTATCGGAATTTGATTTAGTCTTCTGTCGTCGCCTGAAGCCCTTTCCCCCTGGTTATCTCGATATTTTAGGGCAATGGTCTAAGCAAGTCCGATTTGTAAACGACCCCATCAGTAAGCTAGAGCAAATGCAGCCTGACTTTTTGGCTAAGGTCGCTGGCCCCTATATTCCTGACACCTTGATTACCAGTGAATTGGAGGACGCTTATGGTTTCCTAGAACACCATCAAACCATTGTGGCCAAACGCTCCAATAGCTGTGGGGGCAGAGGGGTTTTCAAGATTTGGCGCGAAGCAGACCACTTTTGGGTGGATAACTCATTGACCGGAACTCGCGATTTCTCCTCCTTTGACCGGGTGATGGGGTATCTACTGGGCAATGTCCCGGAACCCCTACAATTTGTGCGGTATTTGAATAACGTTACGGCTGGCGATAAGCGAGTGGTGGTGGTTCATGGTGAAATTTACGGGGCCTATGTGCGACGCTCTCGGACCGGATATTGGGTAAATAATGTCAGTGTGGATGGTGACTGTGCCCTAGCCGAGGTAACAACTGAGGAAGAAGCCGCGATTGCGGGGACGGTGGGAGCCTATTGCGATCGCAACCTCCATACCTTGGGATACGACTTTTTGCTGGATGATGACGGTATTTGGAAAATCAGCGAAATTAATGCTGGCAACATCGGTGGCTTTGCCCGCTTGCAACATTTAACCGGGAAACCGATCTGCGATCGGTTTGCAAATTGGATGTTGGCCTATGCGGGTGGCCTGAAACCTTCTGAGCGTCGTTGA
- a CDS encoding DMT family transporter, with amino-acid sequence MFNPKFLLVLSRALRSLGTPLIAFLLLNAPDLAGDVMNPISFCNVLFLGNLCAALVVLSRFGWKSIWQDWQRLHHRVRLGLVINGCLAVVLSALIFLALMDTSVTNTVLLGRLGPVIYALAGALFFRQRITKAEWVGFSLIGGGVIALALQQNQFQFSQGDLLIIASAFIYALSALVSKILLSKSSSLRVVVFTRNAFAAVVFFAIAIKLFGPVHFVDIFSGQLWLIMLIYSLFVIVISQFAWFAALKQLDSQTVARWTILSPVFGIVYAFVLNGERPSYTQGIAFLIIMTGVLISNVRKKQPKGLPEGGENSLSAA; translated from the coding sequence ATGTTCAATCCCAAATTCTTGTTGGTGTTGTCTAGGGCTTTGCGATCCCTGGGAACACCTCTGATTGCGTTCCTACTCCTGAATGCCCCTGACTTAGCTGGAGATGTGATGAATCCCATTTCCTTCTGTAATGTCTTGTTCCTAGGCAATCTTTGCGCGGCCCTTGTGGTTCTTTCGCGATTCGGTTGGAAATCTATCTGGCAGGATTGGCAACGGCTTCACCATCGAGTTCGCCTGGGTCTTGTGATTAATGGCTGCTTAGCAGTGGTCTTGTCGGCATTGATTTTTCTGGCACTAATGGATACGAGTGTAACCAATACAGTGCTATTGGGCCGCCTGGGTCCTGTGATTTATGCCTTGGCAGGAGCGCTTTTTTTTCGGCAGCGGATCACCAAGGCAGAATGGGTAGGATTTTCCCTGATTGGTGGGGGTGTGATTGCCTTAGCCCTGCAGCAAAACCAGTTCCAATTTTCCCAGGGCGATCTGTTGATCATTGCTTCTGCGTTTATTTATGCCCTCTCCGCTTTGGTCAGCAAGATATTGCTGTCCAAGTCTTCGAGTTTGCGAGTCGTGGTCTTTACCCGGAATGCATTTGCGGCGGTTGTGTTCTTTGCGATCGCAATTAAGTTATTTGGTCCGGTACACTTTGTCGACATCTTTTCAGGGCAGCTATGGCTAATTATGCTGATCTATTCCCTATTTGTGATTGTAATTTCTCAATTTGCCTGGTTTGCCGCCCTCAAGCAGCTTGATTCCCAAACTGTAGCGCGGTGGACCATTCTCTCCCCCGTTTTTGGCATAGTCTATGCCTTTGTGCTCAATGGAGAACGCCCGTCTTACACCCAAGGTATTGCCTTCTTGATCATTATGACGGGGGTGCTGATTTCCAACGTCAGGAAAAAACAGCCCAAAGGTCTCCCGGAGGGTGGAGAAAACAGCTTATCTGCAGCCTAA
- a CDS encoding cysteine dioxygenase family protein, which produces MPKSLESLIQLIRKQSQITPQIACQCVQDANIQAEDLMLWADFDHPLADSYGRHLVYDGGHFEIMVMSWAPGDFSAFHDHGSAQWGAVQSFGQAEHSVYHFEDSLLTTQAIMPFNAGTIIPVDHDLIHQMGNPSSHPFLSLHVYGTEFPQEAITGSARIFDLLAGKIQFTDGGVFFCLPEELITREISGLKGDRQTTLRHHQQMLARIQRMEEPLSAQLQQVAQELRTQIYQLQG; this is translated from the coding sequence ATGCCCAAAAGTCTGGAATCTTTAATCCAGCTGATTCGCAAGCAGTCTCAAATAACGCCTCAGATTGCCTGTCAATGTGTGCAGGATGCCAATATCCAAGCTGAAGACCTGATGCTATGGGCCGATTTTGACCATCCCCTTGCCGATAGTTATGGTCGACATTTGGTTTATGACGGGGGGCATTTTGAAATTATGGTGATGTCCTGGGCTCCTGGAGACTTCAGTGCCTTCCATGATCATGGTTCGGCTCAATGGGGAGCGGTCCAGTCATTCGGCCAGGCGGAACATAGTGTTTATCACTTTGAGGATAGTTTGCTGACAACGCAGGCCATTATGCCGTTTAATGCTGGGACGATTATTCCGGTGGATCATGATTTAATCCATCAAATGGGAAATCCTAGCTCACACCCTTTTCTGAGTTTGCATGTGTATGGCACTGAGTTTCCCCAAGAAGCGATTACTGGTAGTGCTCGCATCTTTGATTTGTTAGCGGGCAAAATTCAGTTCACCGATGGGGGCGTCTTTTTCTGCCTCCCAGAGGAACTGATTACCCGGGAAATTTCAGGTCTAAAGGGCGATCGACAAACGACCTTACGTCATCACCAACAGATGTTGGCCCGGATCCAGCGGATGGAGGAGCCTCTTTCGGCTCAACTTCAGCAAGTGGCCCAAGAACTCCGCACCCAGATTTATCAACTACAGGGCTAG
- a CDS encoding CPXCG motif-containing cysteine-rich protein: METTSDYQCAYCGEFNTTFIDISVGFSQSYIEDCQVCCRPNLLSVSVDRDSLEIDIATEYNG, translated from the coding sequence ATGGAAACCACATCAGACTATCAATGCGCCTATTGTGGAGAATTTAACACCACGTTTATCGATATCAGTGTAGGCTTCAGTCAGTCCTACATAGAAGATTGTCAAGTCTGCTGTCGTCCCAACTTGCTGTCTGTGAGTGTAGACCGAGATAGTTTAGAAATTGATATTGCTACTGAATATAACGGCTAA
- a CDS encoding DUF2949 domain-containing protein has protein sequence MSSSLQQKFINFLQNDLAISTAELNVALRRQDPSLGQLHIILWQHGLISLNQLNSAFEWLEREASNPLEVQVA, from the coding sequence ATGTCATCTTCACTTCAGCAAAAATTTATAAATTTTCTCCAAAATGATCTAGCGATTTCCACCGCTGAATTGAATGTTGCCCTGCGTCGTCAAGATCCATCATTGGGGCAGCTACATATTATCCTATGGCAACATGGACTGATCAGCCTCAATCAACTCAATTCCGCCTTCGAATGGCTTGAGCGGGAAGCCTCAAATCCTTTGGAAGTGCAGGTTGCCTAA
- a CDS encoding sigma-70 family RNA polymerase sigma factor, which produces MDKRESLIEQFSTFIAWSEERFQRWQTDPRLSRHMGKSLQRVSSGESQYWVAYWHQQWQQHNQAISRDHLYAYLQEPCYRVAAQLWSTYQHRNDRPLFDLFSQGVLCFQKLLASFNPILNPNLGAYASFFLKWRILDELRRLDKSYGHTLWSLLLHTSETRVRKALIAMGIQGSLLECHLQAWDCYVELYKPAKIKRERKTQAPSPEIWSDIVATYNLLMPHPQELETIQQWVKTSGQAVFRYMAPAEVSINQPLSTEGQQELIDVIAAPDAPERADSLHDYGAIHTKILAWLREEWQGLDLKTYRLNVHTKTIVQLYYGEGQEQKDISQQLGINQSTVSRTLNKVKTIVTDRFLEWSRDHLHISLQVNDVETINAAVSQWLWSICQTQSGGNES; this is translated from the coding sequence ATGGATAAAAGAGAGAGTCTGATTGAGCAATTCTCCACCTTTATTGCGTGGTCGGAGGAACGGTTCCAACGCTGGCAAACTGATCCACGATTAAGCCGTCACATGGGAAAAAGTCTCCAACGGGTGAGTAGTGGCGAAAGTCAATACTGGGTCGCTTACTGGCATCAGCAATGGCAACAGCACAACCAGGCGATCAGCCGAGATCATCTATATGCCTATCTCCAAGAGCCTTGCTATCGGGTTGCAGCTCAACTTTGGTCAACCTATCAACATCGCAATGATCGGCCATTGTTCGATTTGTTTAGCCAAGGCGTGCTGTGTTTCCAGAAATTATTGGCCTCCTTCAACCCCATCCTTAATCCCAACTTAGGGGCCTATGCGAGCTTTTTTCTCAAATGGCGCATTCTGGATGAACTCCGTCGTCTGGATAAAAGCTATGGCCATACTCTTTGGAGTTTGTTGCTACACACGAGCGAGACCCGCGTCCGTAAAGCCTTAATCGCGATGGGAATCCAGGGCTCACTGCTGGAGTGTCATCTACAGGCCTGGGATTGCTATGTGGAGCTTTATAAACCAGCAAAAATTAAACGAGAGAGAAAAACGCAAGCCCCCTCTCCAGAAATATGGTCAGATATTGTGGCTACCTACAACCTCTTAATGCCGCACCCTCAAGAGCTTGAGACCATCCAACAATGGGTCAAAACGAGTGGTCAAGCGGTCTTTCGATACATGGCTCCAGCCGAAGTCTCTATCAACCAGCCCCTCTCTACGGAAGGGCAACAGGAACTGATTGATGTGATTGCAGCCCCAGACGCCCCAGAGAGGGCTGACTCCCTTCACGATTATGGTGCGATTCATACCAAAATCTTGGCTTGGTTGCGGGAAGAATGGCAGGGTTTAGACCTCAAAACCTATCGCTTAAATGTCCACACTAAAACGATCGTTCAGCTTTACTACGGAGAAGGGCAAGAACAAAAAGACATTAGCCAACAGCTAGGCATTAATCAATCCACTGTGTCCCGTACCCTCAATAAAGTGAAAACCATTGTGACCGATCGCTTTCTGGAATGGTCTAGGGATCATCTGCATATTTCTCTACAGGTCAACGATGTTGAAACTATTAATGCAGCAGTGAGCCAATGGCTATGGTCTATTTGTCAAACCCAGTCAGGAGGCAACGAATCATGA
- a CDS encoding DUF1822 family protein produces MSSYDLTSEHVWLELPEPLIHSNETTGTLSPQIEDLMALNQICETVVLPYFREYFPNAKGLDQQHERWQLGLNGVGIESDNFRFVCLPSKAWDLDGVQVPKEWVDSPDLAADYFVAVQVDLEEGRLRLWGVTTHKTVKEEGQFTPRNRTYRLEREQLTETLNLLWLQQKYFPETQVRGEVAALTAPNLDELTHAWDLLRETPLPFVARRISFNTWASILGNQQWRQHAIALSQPQPPIPHAIQLSQWLNHQFEQGWQAINELIAPQLVGAFMDTQIKRAKLIDLGVELGGCQVSLMMTISATESGINLQASVYPTGERLTLPPHLHLKILTDSGDVFKEVISRSDDEFIRYRFDASTGDRFTIQVSLGTASVSEAFQV; encoded by the coding sequence ATGAGTTCCTATGATTTGACTTCTGAGCATGTTTGGTTAGAACTTCCTGAACCTTTGATCCATTCCAACGAGACCACAGGGACCCTCTCCCCACAGATTGAAGACCTTATGGCGCTAAATCAAATCTGTGAAACAGTGGTTTTGCCCTATTTCCGGGAATACTTTCCGAATGCCAAGGGACTGGACCAACAGCATGAGCGGTGGCAGTTGGGACTGAATGGTGTTGGGATTGAGTCTGACAATTTCCGTTTTGTTTGTTTGCCCAGTAAAGCTTGGGATTTAGACGGAGTACAAGTTCCCAAAGAATGGGTCGATAGTCCCGATTTGGCAGCTGATTATTTCGTAGCGGTCCAGGTGGATTTAGAGGAAGGGAGATTACGGTTATGGGGGGTGACCACGCATAAAACCGTGAAGGAAGAGGGGCAGTTTACCCCCAGAAATCGAACCTATAGGCTGGAGCGTGAGCAGTTAACCGAAACCCTAAATTTATTGTGGTTACAGCAGAAGTATTTTCCTGAGACCCAAGTTAGGGGCGAAGTTGCAGCCTTAACTGCCCCAAACTTAGATGAATTGACTCATGCATGGGACTTGCTAAGGGAAACCCCACTACCTTTTGTAGCCCGACGCATTAGCTTTAATACTTGGGCCAGCATTCTCGGAAATCAGCAATGGCGACAACATGCGATCGCACTCTCGCAACCACAGCCCCCAATTCCTCACGCCATTCAGCTCAGCCAATGGTTGAATCATCAGTTTGAACAAGGCTGGCAGGCCATCAATGAGCTGATTGCCCCCCAGCTGGTTGGGGCTTTTATGGATACCCAAATCAAACGGGCCAAACTCATCGATTTGGGGGTTGAGTTAGGGGGCTGCCAGGTGTCCCTGATGATGACGATTTCTGCCACGGAGTCGGGAATCAATCTACAGGCCAGTGTCTATCCCACCGGTGAACGGTTGACTTTACCCCCTCATTTACACCTAAAAATTCTGACGGATTCAGGAGACGTGTTTAAGGAAGTGATTAGCCGCAGTGATGATGAATTTATTCGGTATCGTTTTGATGCATCAACGGGCGATCGCTTCACAATACAGGTCAGTTTAGGGACAGCTTCGGTATCTGAAGCCTTTCAGGTATAG